From one Aspergillus fumigatus Af293 chromosome 8, whole genome shotgun sequence genomic stretch:
- the pex5 gene encoding tetratricopeptide repeat protein, whose protein sequence is MSFLGGAECSTAGNPLSQFTKHVQDDKSLQRDRLVGRGPGGVQESMRSRSMMGGQDQMMDEFAAQQPGQIPGTAPQPFAMEQLRRELDHFQTTPPRTGSPGWAAEFDTGEHARMEAAFAGPTGPLMNNGSAFTPAEFARFQQQSRVGMPQTSSPATSVSPVMAGYQRMGMMRPSYTPMGMQQQPAEAATQDKGKGRMVELDDENWEAQFAEMETAGNQTLDDEANAAIEAELNDLDRSVPTTDTGNAQDYDAFESVWQRLGDYMFEEENVFRNVANPFEEGVKIMREGGNLSLAALAFEAAVQKDPQHVQAWTMLGSAQAQNEKELPAIRALEQALKIDPNNLDALMGLAVSYTNEGYDSTAYRTLERWLSVKYPQIIDPKDLSSDADLGFTDRQILHERVTDLFIKAAQLSPSGEHMDPDVQVGLGVLFYCAEEYDKAVDCFSAALASTESGTVNQKEQLHLLWNRLGATLANSGRSEEAIQAYEQALTINPNFVRARYNLGVSCINIGCYPEAAQHLLGALSMHRVNQSTNLYDTLRRVFSQMGRRDLADMVVAGMDVNVFRKEFDF, encoded by the exons ATGTCGTTCCTTGGTGGCGCCGAGTGCTCTACCGCGGGAAACCCGCTCTCACAGTTCACCAAGCATGTGCAGGACGACAAGTCACTCCAACGGGACCGCCTTGTCGGTAGGGGTCCCGGGGGCGTGCAAGAGAGCATGCGGTCAAGGAGTATGATGGGGGGGCAAGATCAG ATGATGGACGAGTTTGCCGCACAACAACCAGGCCAGATTCCCGGGACAGCACCACAACCATTTGCGATGGAACAACTAAGGCGCGAGCTAGATCACTTCCAGACCACTCCGCCGAGAACGGGGTCTCCCGGGTGGGCGGCTGAATTTGATACTGGCGAGCATGCCCGGATGGAGGCTGCGTTTGCCGGCCCTACAGGACCGCTAATGAACAACGGGTCCGCATTCACACCTGCAGAGTTTGCTCGCTTCCAACAACAGAGTCGGGTCGGCATGCCACAAACGTCAAGCCCAGCCACGTCCGTGTCGCCGGTGATGGCCGGTTATCAGC GAATGGGTATGATGCGCCCATCCTATACACCCATGGGCATGCAACAACAGCCCGCGGAGGCCGCTACTCaggacaagggcaagggtcGCATGGTCGAGCTCGATGATGAGAACTGGGAGGCACAATTTGCCGAGATGGAGACGGCGGGTAACCAGAcgctggacgatgaggccAACGCGGCGATAGAGGCGGAGCTGAATGATCTCGATAGGTCAGTCCCCACTACTGATACCGGTAATGCTCAAGATTACGATGCTTTTGAGAGCGTATGGCAAAGA CTGGGCGATTACATGTTCGAAGAGGAAAACGTGTTCCGGAATGTGGCCAATCCCTTTGAAGAAGGTGTCAAGATCATGCGCGAAGGTGGCAATCTTTCCTTGGCCGCGTTGGCTTTCGAGGCCGCTGTTCAAAAGGATCCTCAGCACGTTCAAGCCTGGACAATGCTGGGATCCGCACAGGCGCAAAATGAGAAGGAGCTTCCTGCTATTCGTGCCCTGGAACAGGCGCTGAAGATCGATCCCAACAATTTGGACGCCCTCATGGGGCTGGCTGTTTCGTATACAAACGAAGGTTATGACTCGACGGCTTACCGTACCCTCGAGCGTTGGCTGTCTGTCAAGTATCCTCAGATCATCGATCCTAAGGATCTGTCGTCTGACGCAGACTTGGGCTTCACAGATCGCCAGATTTTACATGAACGGGTCACCGATCTGTTCATCAAGGCGGCACAGCTGTCGCCTTCTGGCGAGCATATGGATCCAGATGTCCAAGTCGGGTTGGGTGTTCTCTTCTACTGTGCAGAGGAATACGACAAGGCTGTCGACTGCTTCTCCGCCGCACTGGCATCTACCGAGTCGGGCACGGTGAATCAGAAGGAGCAGCTTCACCTTCTCTGGAACCGTCTCGGAGCTACACTTGCCAACTCCGGTCGCTCAGAGGAGGCTATTCAGGCATACGAGCAAGCTCTTACCATCAACCCCAACTTTGTCCGTGCCCGGTACAACCTTGGCGTGTCCTGCATCAACATCGGTTGCTACCCTGAGGCTGCACAGCACCTCCTAGGCGCTTTATCTATGCACCGTGTC aaccagagcACGAACCTGTACGATACGCTGCGGCGTGTGTTCAGCCAGATGGGCCGTCGGGATCTGGCTGATATGGTAGTGGCAGGGATGGATGTGAATGTGTTCAGGAAAGAGTTCGATTTCTAG
- a CDS encoding indolepyruvate decarboxylase family protein, with the protein MIKAKQRYRFLDVAVHNERLDFSGIIPGFASFGTSEVSQSISSSITIPRFTRMAVVTGAQLIARTLRDLGVTVIFGIVGIPVIEIAESAIDLGIRFIAFRNEQACSYAASVYGYLTGQPGVCLVVGGPGVLHALAGIGNASANNFPLLVLAGSAETSGVTKGAFQEMDAISFLTPHTKFAVRPPSLAFVAGAVKNAYRTCWYGRPGPTFVDLPADLIQGKSAPGFHLPQPEEILVPPPPKASGDPAMILKAAQLLKAARAPLLIIGKGAAYARAEGGIRKLVEQTQIPFLPTPMGKGVVPDSHPLNVSSARSAALKHADVVLVLGARLNWILHFGEPPKWSSRAKIIQVDICAEEIGRNAGTAELGIVGDIDLVVQQLLVSLSNWRYASSAAPSQFLALLADSAKKNEAKAQKAAFTPTPKNSPLTYQRAFQIIKTTLNSLAPFEDGNVVYVSEGANTMDISRSVFPLNHPRQRLDAGTYATMGVGMGYIIAAHEAYNAFPASTAKPKKIVALEGDSAFGFSAMEIETMARYRIPALIFVVNNSGIYHGDSASESSWKELQAQTAANDTKSDGRDDGKKGLRSTSLLYETRYEQFGPMCGGKGYFVRSEEELETATREGFLSDTVTVVNVIVEPGIGKKVGFAWQGNAHEGQAKL; encoded by the exons ATGATTAAAGCCAAACAAAGATACAGATTTCTAGATGTCGCTGTTCATAACGAACGCCTTGACTTCTCGGGAATCATTCCGGGCTTTGCGTCATTTGGAACCTCGGAAGTGTCCCAGAgcatctcctcatcgatAACCATCCCCAGGTT CACCAGGATGGCTGTCGTTACTGGTGCTCAACTGATCGCCCGGACGCTGCGGGACCTCGGCGTCACTGTGATCTTCGGGATAGTGGGTATACCAGTAATCGAAATAGCAGAGAGTGCTATCGACTTGGGTATTCGCTTCATTGCGTTTCGCAACGAGCAGGCATGCAGCTATGCAGCGAGTGTGTACGGGTACCTCACAGGACAACCTGGTGTTTGTCTAGTCGTCGGAGGACCGGGAGTCCTCCATGCCTTAGCTGGG ATTGGCAATGCTTCCGCGAATAACTTCCCGCTGCTGGTACTCGCCGGATCGGCGGAGACCTCAGGCGTCACCAAGGGCGCCTTCCAGGAGATGGATGCCATCTCTTTCCTCACGCCACACACCAAGTTCGCAGTGCGACCGCCGTCTCTCGCGTTCGTCGCCGGCGCCGTCAAAAACGCATACCGGACATGCTGGTACGGACGTCCTGGTCCGACCTTCGTCGACCTCCCTGCCGATCTAATCCAGGGCAAATCAGCACCTGGCTTCCACTTACCGCAGCCAGAGGAAATCCTCGTCCCGCCGCCTCCCAAGGCAAGCGGGGACCCCGCAATGATTTTGAAGGCGGCGCAATTGCTCAAGGCAGCTCGTGCGCCGTTACTGATTATCGGCAAGGGGGCCGCGTATGCAAGGGCCGAGGGCGGGATCCGCAAGCTAGTCGAGCAGACTCAGATTCCGTTCCTCCCGACCCCGATGGGGAAAGGGGTAGTACCCGACTCACATCCTCTCAATGTGTCGAGCGCGCGGAGCGCGGCGTTGAAGCACGCGGACGTGGTGCTGGTGCTTGGGGCGCGGCTGAACTGGATCCTGCATTTTGGCGAGCCGCCCAAGTGGTCTTCCCGGGCGAAGATCATCCAGGTTGATATCTGCGCCGAGGAGATCGGTCGCAATGCGGGCACGGCGGAGCTGGGGATCGTCGGGGATATCGATCTGGTAGTCCAGCAGCTCCTGGTTTCGCTTTCGAACTGGCGGTATGCCTCGTCGGCTGCTCCAAGCCAGTTCCTGGCATTGTTGGCCGattcggcgaagaagaatgaggcCAAGGCGCAAAAGGCGGCGTTTACACCTACGCCGAAGAACTCGCCCTTGACGTACCAGCGGGCCTTTCAGATTATCAAGACGACGCTGAATTCGCTGGCGCCGTTTGAAGATGGGAACGTTGTGTATGTATCAGAAGGCGCGAACACCATGGACATCTCCCGTTCGGTCTTCCCGCTGAATCATCCCCGTCAGCGTCTGGACGCTGGCACATATGCTACGATGGGCGTGGGAATGGGGTATATCATCGCCGCTCACGAGGCGTACAACGCCTTTCCGGCATCCACGGCCAAACCGAAGAAGATCGTGGCGCTTGAAGGCGACAGTGCGTTTGGCTTCAGCGCGATGGAAATCGAGACCATGGCCCGCTACAGAATCCCGGCACTTATCTTCGTGGTGAACAACTCGGGCATATACCACGGCGACAGTGCTTCCGAGAGTTCCTGGAAAGAGCTACAGGCTCAGACGGCGGCCAACGACACCAAATCTGACGGTCGGGATGATGGTAAGAAGGGCCTGCGGTCGACTAGTCTTCTTTACGAGACTCGCTACGAGCAATTTGGACCTATGTGCGGTGGGAAGGGGTATTTTGTCCGCTCTgaagaggagctggagactgCTACGAGGGAAGGATTTCTAAGTGATACGGTCACCGTTGTCAATGTCATTGTGGAACCGGGCATTGGGAAGAAGGTAGGGTTTGCCTGGCAGGGAAATGCCCATGAAGGACAAGCAAAAttgtga
- a CDS encoding nucleic acid-binding protein, whose protein sequence is MICSSHVTLSYSIRRTFLLNSILYFWLCSWSYTTNSFTRTRKMHCFRRAASRLLSLPVTAPTWSARALAPRVPLPVLSPLQSQLALHTRWFSDNTASQEPTSSPEHEHHGHSETVLAEPDTRDARPQKPKMRLRVLEENLRPRQTVYVGNLFYDVTAEDLKNHMQQFGVVERVDLITDNRGLSRGFAYVHFDSIEAAKSCVEAMHLQIFEGRRITAQYASSGGTRPLRPASRTLYLGNLSFEMTDRDLNELFRDINNVIDVRVSVDRRTGQPRGFAHAEFLDVESAQKAFEILSGKAPYGRRIRVDYSSTNRRGDRIEGVPDEE, encoded by the exons ATGATCTGTTCCAGTCACGTGACCTTATCGTATTCGATTAGGCGAACTTTTCTGTTGAACAGCATTCTGTACTTCTGGCTTTGCTCTTGGTCATACACCACTAACTCATTCACGAGGACACGGAAAAT GCATTGCTTTCGGCGAGCAGCCAGTCGCCTCTTGTCTTTGCCGGTCACCGCGCCGACATGGTCTGCCAGGGCCCTTGCACCTCGCGTCCCACTACCCGTATTATCCCCTCTGCAATCTCAATTAGCTTTACATACGAGATGGTTCAGCGACAACACCGCCAGCCAGGAGCCGACGAGCTCACCAGAGCATgagcatcatggccattCCGAGACGGTTTTGGCGGAGCCCGATACTCGCGATGCGCGGCCACAGAAACCCAAGATGCGGCTCCGGGTCCTGGAAGAGAATCTCCGGCCAAGACAGACTGTCTACGTTGGTAATCTGTTCTACGATGTGACGGCGGAAGATTTGAAGAACCACATGCAGCAGTTTGGCGTTGTGGAGAGAGTTGATCTCATTACTGATAACCGAGGATTGAGCAGAGG GTTTGCATACGTGCACTTTGACTCTATTGAGGCCGCCAAAAGTTGCGTCGAGGCTATGCATTTGCAAATCTTTGAGGGCCGCCGTATAACCGCGCAATATGCGAGCAGCGGCGGTACCAGGCCCTTGCGGCCCGCTTCGAGGACGCTGTACCTCGGCAACCTGTCGTTCGAGATGACAGATCGGGATCTGAACGAGCTCTTCAGAGATATCAATAATGTTATTGATGTTCGCGTATCGGTTGATCGACGGACAGGGCAACCTCGCGGCTTCGCTCATGCAGAATTCCTCGATGTCGAGAGCGCTCAGAAGGCTTTCGAGATTCTCAGCGGGAAGGCACCTTACGGTCGACGGATTCGCGTGGACTACAGTAGTACCAACAGAAGGGGTGATCGTATCGAGGGGGTTCCGGATGAAGAGTAG